cactttcccaaactaacctagtttgttcattcattcccaaactaacttagtttactattcaaactcaattttatttattttttttacatttaaaatttattatatataaagtgtttatattttgatatatattttaaattattatttatataaactaaattatttatattttgatatatattttaaattattatttttataaattagattatttatattttgatatataatttaaatataattattttttataaatttgattatttgtattttaatatatatatatatatatatatttacatttcaattattttttatatagtgtaataaatattaaataattctaataaataattgttggatactaataaatttaaaatattttaatcataataatataataattaaatattttcttttttaaatttatctattatttattaaatataataaaaagattaccatatttctagggttaaaatattaattaaaaatgttattatatttaataaataattgataaatttaaaaacgtttttatgaatatataattattatattattatagttaaaatattttaaatttattagtatttatcaattatttatttgaatgttaaacggaatatttattatatatataaataataattaaaatgtaaatatatatatatattaaaatataaataatcaaatttataaaaaaataattaaatttaaattatatatcaaaatataaataatttaatttataaaaataataatttaaattatatatcaaaatataaataatttagttttatatataatgaattttaaatgtaaaaataataaataaataaaaaaactgaatttgaatagtaaattaggttagtttgagaatgaatgaacaaattaggttagtttgggaaaatgaAGGTTAAGGTTACTTTAGAAACTATTCCTGATCCAACCATAATCAAAGGAGTAATAGTacatgatataattaataatgatgttataatatgaatattattagcTATATTATATTAGTAGTTATATAaggtaatatattttatttatatattatatatgctAATGTTATAATATCATCCGGCTGTTGTTGGAGGTCCCCATGTGTTTATCACAATCTTTTGgatatatattgttttgataattttaaaatagtaacaCCCCTATTGAATATGATTGATTCAGTATAATTATTAATGCCTtttcatagaaaaaaaaacatcaagAGAATCAATGACATAATGATGACAATACTACTATATATGGTGAAcatgatttgaaaatttataacaaatgtaattttattcaaataataatcaTGCCAACAAAAACACAATTAAGATGTCAatgaaattatgttaaaattaaaaattattttatttggtataagatttttttttaaataatagttaaaattatcatatacattattcaatgattattattattattatttttaaattaatcataaaatgTGAATGTTCTACCTAATTCAATCTCCAACCTAACCCAATCAACAATTTTTTTGtcaattagaatattaaataaatatatttatgggttgtttaattattttgcaacattttaaagtaataatagGTAGCTTGattatttgattcaaattatctattagataatatgaattaatttattttatatatttgtataataaaaattatcaaataagcTTTTGATTAGTGTATTGAAATAAGATGGTGGTTAGTTGTTAAGTCAAATTTGTCATTTGTTAGTTGCTTAATTATGACTCATTGCATAAACACTTATTAGGCTAAATGTAACATCTTACTAATGTTCTTTAAAATATTACCGATAACAATGTTTTCATTGTATTAAAAAGTAGAGCGTCTTAACACGATTCAATTCAAGTTTTTTAATAACCATCGATAAACTCGAACATGACCCAATTCGTGTTTAGAATGTTCTACTTATCTCAATACCATGAAAAAAAAGTGACATGGTTTAAGCAAAGACTATATCATCTGAATTTAATGATCAAACgcctaataaaataataagatatttgaataaaatatttaacaaaaaggagtttttttaaaaaaattacacaataTCTAATCCAACTTCATATATAGTGTTTGTAATTGCGATTCTAACAAGTTAAACgcatatttatgaaattttatttgtatactACATTAAGAATTGAAGAACAATGACACATAATTAACGGATTTTTATGGGCCAATCGAAATTTCATACatctttttttaaatctcaTAATTTGAGactttttttagttaaaattatataaaacaaggttttcttttaactatttcaaacgccgttaacttattatttatgtgatatttataaataaataaataaaatatatcactaatttaactatctAACATCAGTTAATTTGAGACTTTTGACCGAATCTCTAAAATTATGTAGTAAAAATTCACTGAAATTttgtagttaaattagtgataacaatcttttatttatttataaatgtcacgtatataataaattaacggCAATTAAAATCGTTAAAACAAAACatctttttcataattttaattttaataataagagTTCTAAATTGTgatgtttaaaagaaaatattggaaatctcaaacttttaaaattgaacaattttgtcataaaaacaattaatatcactaatttatttaagaattttgaaatcttatttttatttttgtataaatttaataataaagaacTTTAAATTGTGTTATTTAAAAGAAGATATCTGAAATCTAAATTAAACCACGAAAAAATCTCGAAAATTTCGACCATTTAACCCGTCAAACTTTAAGGTGAAATCTGATTCCTTAATGAAAGATCGAGTACTCATATATACTTCAACTCAACTGATCGATTTCacatttccaaaaaaaaaaaaaggaaaaaaaaaaaacaagcagtTGATTGATTCGTCTTCATATTCCTTTGCACTGTTTGGTTACTTGTTACAGACAACCACCGAACGAATACCCATTGTTGGAAAACCTCAAATTACACCACCGACGCCTCAATTcagacattatatatatatatataacttcatacagagagaagaaagaaaaagaagagatcTGAACTGTGAAAACTACACTTCATATTGGTGAAATCTAGAAAGAATGAAAGAACTAACACCACAATCGTTCGATTCCACCTCTTTATCTCCACCTCAAGCACTTCTAGAAAGACTCAAAGATTACGGTCAAGAAGATACCCTTTGCTTATGGGAAGAACTATCTCCTGAAGAACGGGAACTTCTTGTTAGAGACCTTGAGGTAACTTATCTTAGATCTCTGTTTCCATTTTTCTTATTAAGATTCGATTTTTAAAATCTCTGTCTTTTCACAATGAAATTAGATTTGATATTTCTATGTTTATTTCAGAGTACAGATCTTCCGAGGATAAACAGGATCTTTCGATGTTCATTACAATTTCAAGGTatgttgtatatattatttatctttgaATGTATGTTTCATTTACTTACTGattgtttttcattttcagGGCTTCCAGCTGCTGCTATTGAGCCGGTGCCTGAAGGTAGTGTATCTACTGTGGAGGAGAGAACTCTTGAGGATAGGGAGAAATGGTGGAAATTGGGTCTTAAAGCAATATCTGAAGGAAAGTTAGCTGTTGTACTTCTTGCTGGTGGGCAGGTACTTTTGTTTATAATGTAATTGCTTTATTAGAAAAAGGGGGGAAAGACTCTAGCCAGTTAATTGAGTGAATTTGGCTTTAAAAATGCAGCAACTTTGTGAAATAATGCACAAAAAGTATATGTTTGTGAATAAATATACATATGCATTTTGTATCTGCATGGTACGAAGGCTGGCTAAGTCTACCTTAAGATCTCCTTTTTAGTGGCAAGCTCTGGTTCACATTTTCCTGTATTACGCATATTGTGGCAGTGGGAGTTTTGATTTGCTTGGATATTAGCTTTTTCTTTGTGTAGTCTGATTTATAATGCTGTTCTTATGTATTGTTAGTTGCCAAGACAATCTGcatttatctttttcttttgaaacgTTAAagtatgtttttaaaatttgtcatGAATTCAAACCATGGAATAAAGTAGAGGAAAAGGAAAGAGGCCTTGAGCACCCCTCCCAAAAGTCTCGTAGCGTTCAACTTGGGTCAGTTAGCTCATCATGAGACTCAAAAAGATCAGATCAAAGTGGAAATGCACAATATCTATTATGATACTTGAACAAATGAAATTCGCgttctattgattttttttggttattactctgttttcatttatgttttacTGTCCTGCCAATTCCATGTAGAACAATGTTCACATGCTTTTGATGAGTGTTGTagtaatttcaaacatttttttgcTTTACTCAACTCTGTCCATGGCTTTCTTTTTCTTATGCTTCCTTGGTTGAGATTCCAAGTCATTTTATCTGGaggaaaacatattttaattagtacTATTATGCCCTGAAATTGTGCACTGTCATATGCACAATACTCCATATGCTCTTTACTATATATGCTTGATCTTTCATCCCACAGATGCTTACATAAAGTTGGCTTCTATAATTTGAAATCTTACTTATGTTTATGAATGCTTGAAACCTGGATGTAGGGAACCAGGCTTGGAAGTTCAGAACCAAAAGGATGCTTTAGTAAGTAACTAACATGTAACTTAGAAGCTATgctattcaaaattttgatcaaTATTTCTACTAAAGTTTtctattttgtaaaatattcaCTTTCATATTTATGTTGATCGGGTTCATACCTGTTAATCTGGGTTTTTAAGCTTGTCAAGCTATATGCATTTCCTTGTTTaatctttttcttctcttctctttttaATAGAAGTTCCCATGGGACTAAATTCTAGCTTTTACTTGATATTAGTAGTTGGAAATCACACAAGAGCTACCATCTTGTAGTCTTAAGGAGTTCACTAGAGCATGACATAGTCCTGTAGATGTAGGATGTGTGTGGATTTCTACATGGAAGAGAACCAGGGTATGAAGGTCCAAATTTGTCAATTGATTTGATTATCCATCCTATTTGATCTGTCGTTTGTATGCTTATACTATGCTATTTTGGATGACATTGTATGAATAGCTAACTGATGcaaatcaaactaattaaaaatgagATGTCTGTTTAAATATGTTCCTGAAATTTTGGCTATTCTTACCAACACTTGTGTGAAACTATATATGGTttcaatcattattttcattgcaCCAAATCTGTGTCTGTTGGTACCTCCATCGAATAACTCATGTAAATGCACTCTCCAGTAATGAATTCACTTTTTATTTCCCAGATATTGGACTTCCCTCTGGAAAGTCACTGTTTCAACTTCAGGCTGAGCGAATCTTGTGCATGCAAAGGTTAGCCACCCAATCAAATGATGGTAAGATTAATCTAccattttctctttttctaCATGCTTGGTTTATCAAATTATCAGATATGCTGACTTTCTCTGTCATGTGAATGGACAGTTGGTTTTGTGCAGATACACTGGTATATAATGACTAGCTCTTTTACTGATGATGCAATCAGAAAGTTTTTTGAAAGTCATAAATATTTTGGTCTTGAAGCTGATCAAGTAagtgaaatttattttaatttattttgtaatttcctcttatatataatttttatctttcataAGTCTCATACGCATCCAATTGCAGGTAAGCTTCTTCCAACAGGGTACTATACCATGCATCTCAAAAGATGGTAGATTCATAATGGAGACTCCTTACAAAGTAAGTACTATACCATGATCAGTTTTCTTGAACAAGTAAATCTTTGTGATCCAAGTAGTTGTATGCTTAAGAAGATCTAGTGTTGCATATTGGTAGTTGGGATATTAATGAATTTTCTCACTATTGTTCTGCCTTACTTGCCTTAACTACTGAAACAACTAGAAAATCTGGGGAATTACTCTTAGTTTACACGATATCATgaaatagaatatttaaatatgtattgCGGAGGCATTCTTGCCATAAGAATAAATTATTCCTCACCATCCCTGGACTTGGTCTAGCTTCATCACAATTTGTGACTGGAAAGATCATTTTTTTCTGTTAATCTGTGTTGATAGTGTGATTTTATGACATGTCTCCTGTTGAAGCCAAATCCATGTAGATTTTGTATGTGTTATTATCCCTCGTGATtaaccaaaagaaaaaaaaaacataaatcgatcCTTGTTATTTTGGATTCTTATCTGGTGACACTGGACTAGACTATTTGTTCAACTAACAATGAGTATATGGGGTTCATTGATGCTTGTTCATCCATGAAAAAAAAACAGGTTCTTTTGTTTTGGGTCAATAAGacattgaatttatttttctctaaatCAGGTTGCAAAATCTCCAGATGGAAATGGTGCAGTTTACACTGGTACTTATGGATTTAGAGTTGTGTGGTTATAAATTGCTGAATTTCTTTGGTTGCATTCTCATTTTCGCATCTATTCTTTCATTCTTTATCAATCTGTTGATCAGCCTTGAAGTATTCAAGATTCCTTGAGGATATGGCTTCCAGAGGGGTTAAGTATGTGGATTGCTATGGGGTTGATAATGCATTGGTGAGTCCTCATGTCATTGAATTACTCTATTTCTTATGAGTGTTACATTTTTGCcaactatttatttttgtttcttaattatAGTGAGTATTATCTTGGATGCAGGTTCGTGTTGCTGATCCTACATTCCTAGGTTATTTTATTGACAAAGGTGTAGCATCTGCAGCAAAAGTAGTTCGGAAGGTTAGAAACCTATATGAGGGTTCAACCTTACTTTATATCTCTTTTTTGAGGACTTTAACTTGGTTAATACACAGCTATGTGTGATATGTAGGCTACTTTTTGATAACCTAAAATCAGGTTTTTCCATCAATTGTGTACATAATGATAATTGTCAAAAGAAAGCTGATTGAATCAACTTAtcagattatttatttattaaatatataaataattgaccACATAATATAAAGGCTCAACATGTTGTGAGGTAAATAACAGGATCACAGTTAGGTAAATATGACAATTTCTCATATTGGGTCTACTCTGTTTTACACTTGATATGAATAAAAGATGAGTAAGAATAATTGATTAGATCCACTTCAACCATTCATGTTCATTGGCAAAATAGTTATTGGTGCTAATCAAGTATTTAAAACCATAAAGTTTAATGATAAGGCACAATCTTTCATAGGGGTGAACATAAATTAGAATCAAAGACTACTGTCAGAGGACACTATTTCCACTTGCATAAAGAATTTGGATGTAGATCTTATCAATGAATATTTCATGACTAGATGTGTTTCCCTTCTGAGAACCTTGCATCCTCATGTcatagatttgtttttgttacattgaactataattttattttattttattttatcaattatacaGGCTTATCCACAAGAAAAGGTTGGTGTGTTTGTTCGGAGAGGAAAGGGTGGTCCTTTATCTGTGGTTGAATATAGTGAATTGGATCAGTCACTTGCAAGTGCAATAAATCAGGGAACTGGTCGTCTTCGCTTTTGCTGGAGTAATGTATGTTCTTTTTGCCTAGCTTcgtattatgttatttattgcCATGGGAAAATGTGCTGCTCTACACATTAATTCTATATTGCAAACCTTAAGTTGTTTAGAGTCTTTAGTAGCAACTATAATTTGAGGACCTGAGTACTACAATGCTATATATGAACCATTGCTACGAAAATGtgagattttattatattgtgagGATTTTATTCCATTTAGGTTACTAAAtcttatctttatattatagcCCTAGAAACAGGCATTGACTTTTCATTATAATCAAGTTCTCTACCAATAAAATATTGATGTGCTTCGACATTGATATAATATGTCAATGTTACATtcttgatttgatttatttctGTATAAGTTAAAGTTTGCATGTATACAGATTAGTTGTGAACTGCAGCTTGTTGCTTGAACATTTAAGATTTGTTCATGTTAGCGTTAAGCATAGTATTAGTTTCTGCATTCATTTTAGTGAGTTAAAAAACTCACAAACATTGCCACTAGAAAGAAGATGTTCCACCTAACTTCGAAGATTGTTAAACTTTATAGGGTTTAGTGTAAGATTTGTAATGGAAATGCTCTAGAATTAGAAGATAGAGATGAGAAACTCAAATATTCACAAGATGAGAGGccaatatatttttcattcattcatatttGATACTGTTGGAATGTTAGTTTTGGGATAGTTTGGGGGGTTATTTGTAAGAGTGCTTTTATGCCTCTATATAACTCTAGTCTTTCATTTAGTAAGAAGtgctttttcctttttttatataaaactactGATACCCATCCTTGACAACTgtacaatgtatatatatagccTATTTGAAACTAGTGTTTTGTGGCTATATCTGTCACAACCAagattcatttgaaaatctctaaagttaaaattgaaactttttttttcttttcccctTTGGTATAATAAGACCTTTTTTGTTATAGTTTGATTTGTGTTGCTtcatttatacaattattttctaaaccaTGGTCCAAATTATAGTGCtattttttgcttcattttatGAGAGATCTTTTTCCAGtattatgaattgttttttggatcatgatccatattattttctaaatcattgttatttttggcaattataataaaatgtagatttttccGAATCATAATcaacatgaaaaaataattgatagcATAACAAGAAATCTGTTATTACAGATTGTTGAGCTAACCAAACTGCGAGccatttcataaataatattaaactttgTGTGCTTATTTAGTATTTATGCCTTAACTACTAACCTAATTATGCAACACTATGATGCCCTAACTTCTCTCTTTCTATAGTTTTGTAATTTCTGAATGCATTTAGAGTTCcagattttttataatataaaaattggccttaaaattttgttttgtttttgcagGTATGCTTGCACATGTTTACCCTGGATTTTCTCAACCAAGTAGCAAATGGCCTTGAGAAAGATAGCATGTAAGCCAACTTCATTTTAATccaattcatttaatat
This is a stretch of genomic DNA from Impatiens glandulifera chromosome 4, dImpGla2.1, whole genome shotgun sequence. It encodes these proteins:
- the LOC124934424 gene encoding UDP-N-acetylglucosamine diphosphorylase 1-like codes for the protein MKELTPQSFDSTSLSPPQALLERLKDYGQEDTLCLWEELSPEERELLVRDLESTDLPRINRIFRCSLQFQGLPAAAIEPVPEGSVSTVEERTLEDREKWWKLGLKAISEGKLAVVLLAGGQGTRLGSSEPKGCFNIGLPSGKSLFQLQAERILCMQRLATQSNDVGFVQIHWYIMTSSFTDDAIRKFFESHKYFGLEADQVSFFQQGTIPCISKDGRFIMETPYKVAKSPDGNGAVYTALKYSRFLEDMASRGVKYVDCYGVDNALVRVADPTFLGYFIDKGVASAAKVVRKAYPQEKVGVFVRRGKGGPLSVVEYSELDQSLASAINQGTGRLRFCWSNVCLHMFTLDFLNQVANGLEKDSIYHLAEKKIPSVHGHTDGYKLEQFVFDAFPYASSTALFEVLRDEEFAPVKNANGSNYDTPDSAKLLMLRLHARWVVAAGGFLTHSVPLYSTGVEVSPLCSYTGENLEAICRGRTFHAPCEITF